The genomic interval TTTGTGCTGAATGTTTGAGTATTACTACATTACCCGCCATGAGAGCGGGGATAATTGCATTCACAGCAGTAAGGTAAGGATAATTCCAGGGAGCAATAACCAAAGAAACTCCCAGAGGTTCGCGCTTAATGTAACGAACAAATCCTGATTTTTCAGGCAGTATAATTGGAGCAAGTGCAGTACTTGCCGCTGTAATCATATAGCGTGCACGTTCCTCCAGGCCATTAATTTCTCCTGCAGCATAGCGGATTGGTCTGCCCATTTGCCAACAAATTTCGTGAGCAATCTCGTCCTTATTTGCAACTAAAAAATCAACAGCAGCACTACAATACCTTTCACGCTCAGCCACTAGCGTGCTAGCCCACCGTGTTTTTACATTTAATGCCTTATCAAGTGCATATTGAATTTCATTATCTCTTGCAAAGGTTCGTTCCACATATAAAGAATCATCTATGGGAGAAAAGGTTTTCAGTGTATCCATGCTAATCGATCCCTTAAATAACGTGGGTTGTACGTCAAAGCATTTCCATGCTTTGAGATCGTGAAACAAACGCACCCCATAAAATGCGTAGCATTTATATGGAATCCAGTTCTAAATAAAATCAGTTCGATATAAAAGTCACGTTCATTTTTTATATTGACATTCACATTTAAATAATTTCAAAATAACGATCTAATTCCCAGTCAGTAACATGCCGACGAAATTCTCGCTCTTCCCATTCTCGAGTAGCCGCAAAATGCTCCACAAATGGATCCCCAAATAAGGAACGAGCAACTGTTGATTCTTTAAGACGGGTAGAAGCTTCCCAAAGTGTTCGCGGCAAAATCTGTTCTTCTTGATAATTTTGTACATACGAATTGCCTTTAATTTCCGAACTCAGCTCTAACTCCTGTTCAATACCATATAAGCCAGAACCTAAGGCTACCGCCAGGGCCAAATAAGGATTTGCGTCTGCAGAACCCAATCGATATTCAATGCGTTGTGATTTATCATTTCCTGGGATAACTCTTAATGCCGCAGTTCTATTTTCTACACCCCAAGTAGCATTTGTTGGCGCCCAAAAACCAGGAATCAGGCGCGTAAAACTATTCACTGTAGGAGAAACCATTGCCAGTAACTCTGGTATCAGTTTTTGCTGTCCGGCGATAAAATGCCGCTGCAGTTTACTCATATTATTTTGCATGGATGGATCATAAAAAGCACTCTCCCCCTCTTTATGTCGTAAAGAAAGATGTATGTGCCCACTTTGTCCGGGATAATGGGGAGACCATTTGGCCATAAAAGTCGCCATTTTATTGTTATGCTGTGCCAAAACCTTCATAAAAGTTTTAAATAATGCTGCCTTATCTCCAGCAATATCAATCTTATCTACCGCAATAGCAGCCTCTATTACTCCTGGACCTGATTCTGCGTGTAGGCTTTCAATGGGGAAATTCATCACTTCGCCCATTTGTAGGATTTGGTGATATAAATCAGCATGCACACTATTACGAATCATAGAATAGCCGAAATAATCAGGGGTCATAGGTTTTAAATTACGAAAGCCTTTAGCACGAATACTGTCAGGTGTCTCATCGAACATAAAAAATTCATACTCTAATGCTGCATAAGCATCAAAGCCCATAGCAGCAGCCTTCTGAATCACTCGTCGAAGTAAAGCTCGTGGGCATATGACTTCCGCATCACCCGCAAATTCCGCCATGAATAAAAGTTGATTCTCTTCAAAAATAAGATCGCGACATGTTTCGGGCAAAATACGCACTAAAGTATCTGGATAACCTGTATGCCACCCTGTGTATTTCCCATTATCATAGAGTTTATCCTTGGAGTCCCAGCCTAAAATTACATTACAAAAAGAAAAACCATTATCAAGCGCGGAAAAGAATTTATCTTGGCTCATGTACTTACCAAGCATTACGCCGTCCACATCAAATAAGCCAACTTTGACATGAGAAAGTTCACGTTCTCTAACTATTTGCTTTGCTGCTTCAACAGTTTTAATATCCTTTGGAGTTAACATGACATATCCTTTGTCTGTAAGCTATGATTTATTGATAATAGCCCAGATTATGTTATTGAATCCAGAGATATTTTTTCAAGTTTTTAAGAATTTTAAAGCAGTCAATAATTGCGTAACTATTGCGCATACGGTATGATCTCCTCATTCTACCTACTCATAACGCAATCGCTAACGAAAAATAAAATTATGCCAAATCATATAATTGCTGATGTACCCAAATCCCTGAACCAATTTCTTTATCAAGTAGACTTGGAGTATCGACAATCTCTTACTTCAATTCCTTTATTCAACCCACAAAAAACAGGTACATGGGATAAAGAACAAAAGAAAATTTTTGCTTCGGTTTTTTATCATTTAAGAGGCCACTTCATCAATTTTCTTTGGTATATTGCTAATTTTTCTCATAACGAGTTGACTAAAAAAATTATTCTTGAAAACATTCACGAAGAATTAGGAATGGGGAGTTGTTTTTCACATGAGATGCTTTACGAACGTTTTGCTAAAGAATGTGACGTAGACATTCATGATGAAATTGTTAATGAAACTCACTATCTTACTTTTGCGAGAAATTTTAATAAATCTCATTTGCAATGGCTATCAGCGCATGATGAAGACGAAAGAATCTCCGCTTTTGCAGCCTATGAGCGTCTTGATAATTTAGATTATCCGCATTTAACGGAAATGGCTGATTCAATTCAATTAAGCCAGCATGCAAAAACATTTTTTAGAATACATACTCATGTAACGCACTTTGATTCGACACTTAGCTTAATTTTACCTATCTGGGAAAAAACACCCGATAAAATAGTCAAAGCATTTGACTTCATCTACACCCACCAGCAACAGATGTGGAATAACCTATCCAATTATATGTTCTCTTTAGCAGCATTAGAGTCCATTTAACAAATATGCGGGGCTCATAATAGCTCGGATTCAAGAAACGTGTGCCGTCCTCGCGCAAGCGGGGGTGCCTTTTGATGCAGGCACCAATGAAGTTGATAATCAAGCAAAGAATCTAGAGTCTGTTAACATTTGATCCCCCAAGTTCTGGTGCGGCTTAACCGTCTTTGTTGGGCCAAGGCCCAACAAACTTTTTTCCTTAACTTAATGGCAGCACAGCGTCGAGGGAGCAAATGTCAACAGGCCTTAATCAATTTTAGGAAATTTTACCGTAAAATGAGCAAATTCATTTAATTTCCCCTTACAAAAAATATCGCCGCCTGCCTCTTGCATCAGCAATTTGCAATAAGCCAGCCCTAAACCCGTACCATTTTGACGTTCAGAGTAGAAGCGTTCAAATATTTTTCCGAAATTTTTAGAGTAGATTCCTCGAGCTGTATCCTTAACGTGAAGGTAATTGAAATTATCTTTTCCAACACCAACTTCCAACCAAATCGAGATAATCCCCTTACCTGTTTCTTCAATGTATTCAAGACTATTTTTTAATAAATTCCATAGTAGATTTTTAAACGCTAACTCTTCTAACCAAATGGAGAAATTATTTTCATAATTAACATGAATAAGCGACTTTTGTGTTTCTTTTAATGGATAATCATCGACAGCCCTTTCAATTAAATTATGGATTGGGTAAATACTAAAATTACTTGTGTTGAACTTATTATGGCGTATATTACTTAACTGCATGCTGATGATGCGATTACTCGTTTCTATCCCCCGAGTAATCTTATTCAAACTTTCCTGCAAATCGTTTCGTATCTCGGAGTTTTTGATTTTATTCAAAATAATTCCCTGTAACTCAGCTTGCAAATAAATACTCGCTAGTGGTGTACGCAGATCATGTGCAATACTGCTCGCAAACATACGCATTCCCGAGAGACGACCTGCAATAATTATTTCTCTATCCCGAGCGAACAAAACACCAATCACAGCTGCTGCAACGCACGTCATCGATAGGCTAAATAATGAAATGGTGCCTGGTATATATTCCATAACCCGGTGCGTTAGAAAATAAGAGAAAAAAGCAAGCCCACATCCTCCAAAAATGAGAATAAGCGATCCTAAAGCACTCGTTACCAATAAAAGAAAAAAATAGCAGAAACACAATTCATTAACCACAACGTAGAGCAATGATTGATAAGTGTTAAATAGCAAAAGAAGTAGGGCAAACAAAATAATAAAACGAGATACCAAAAAACAGGTAGCCACCTCAATAAGAAACGTGGCCAAAATCGATTTAAAGCCAAACAAGCACAAAGAAAAGTAGCGATAAGCCGTAAACAGAATTCTTCACTCAGTTGAAAACTTTCGAATTTCCAAAAAACACCAAATAGCGGATAGTTGATCATCATCACAATGCCAAATAATGTAATTTGGTGACTTGCATCTTCTGTCTGCTTCGATAGATATTGATAAATAATAAGTAAACTCTCTTTTAACCGCTTCATTATCCATTAGACTCATCTTTTTAACGGCTTAAGAATAGCATACTTCAGTTCCTTTTCTATTCGCTTTTTATAAATGTAATTCATTTATTCAAAATAAAAACACCCCTACTCTATCTCGCATGATTTTGTTAAAATCACCGCTCTTTAATTCAATCAAAGTGTTTATGGCAACTCCTCACACCCCCATGATGCAGCAATATTTACGCATTAAATCAGAATATCCTGATATGCTTTTACTTTATCGTATGGGGGATTTTTATGAACTTTTTTTTGATGATGCAAAACGCGCCTCTCAGTTATTAGATCTTACTTTGACTCATCGTGGTCAATCCGCGGATAAACCTATTCCCATGGCAGGTGTTCCCTATCATGCAGTAGAAAATTATCTGGCCAGACTTATCAAAAAGGGTGAATCAGTTGCCATTTGCGAACAAATAGGCGACCCAGCAACAAGTAAAGGACCTGTTGAGCGACAAGTTACTCGCATTATTACTCCAGGCACAGTCGTTGATGAAGCCCTTCTGGATGCAAAGAAAGATAACTTACTTTTAGCGGTGCATCAGAACAAACAAAAAATTGGTTTAGCCTGGGTAGATCTAAGTGGTGGTCGTTTTCATTTGTTGGAACTCACTCAAAGTAATCAGCTTTGTGCGGAATTGACAAGACTACAGCCTGCAGAATTGCTTTTACAAGAGAATTCTCCCTTAGAAGAATATTGCTCTTCTTTTCCGGTTAAAATAAGACCTGGTTGGGAGTTTCAATTTGATAATGCCAAAAAACTCTTATGCGAGCAATTTTCAGTAAATGATCTTTCTGCTTTTGGTGAACATGATTACCCTACTGCTTTAGTGGCGGCTGGAACTTTACTCTCTTATTTACATACCACACAAAAACAAGCACTGCCTCACCTAACAACGATCACTCTTGAAAATTCTCATGATTATTTACAGCTCGATGCCGCAACACAAAAACATTTAGAGTTATTTGAAAATATAAGCGGCAGCCAGGAAAACAGTTTAATTTCTATTATAGATAAAACAGCCTGCTCGATGGGCAGTCGCTTACTGAAGCGCTGGCTTGGAAGACCGTTAAAACAACATAAGCCCATCCAAGAGCGCCAACAGGCTATTGAAGAAATTATTAAGTTGCAACAAGCCCCTATACTCAATCATTTACTCAAACAAATTTGTGATGTAGAGCGAATTGTCTCCCGTATCGCTTTAAAATCAGCTCGTCCTCGTGATTTGTTTTTTTTAAACAACACGTTAGAGTTACTTCCAGAGCTTAGCATTGCACTTGGAAACAATCAGAGCACACTGATAACACAATTAAAAAAATATTTAAGTCCATTACCAGAATTACAAGAATTACTCTCAGCAGCAATCATCGAAAATCCTCCTATGTTAATTCGTGATGGTGGAGTCATTGCCTCAGGTTTTGATGAAGAGCTCGATGAATTAAGAATGTTAAGCACACGTGCTAATGAAAAATTAATCCATTTAGAGCAACAAGAAAAACAGCATACTGGTTTGTCTACTTTGAAATTTGGTTTTAATAACGTACAGGGTTATTACATTGAGCTTTCTAAAACTCAAGCAGAGAAAGCACCCCCACATTATCACAGAAAACAAACTTTAAAGAATGTAGAACGATATATCACCCCAGAATTAAAACAATTTGAAGAAAAAGTATTATCTGCACAAGTTAAAGCATTGGCACGCGAAAAATGGCTCTATGAGCATTTACTTTTAGAAATTCAAAAAAATATCAATGAACTATGCTCTCTAGCACAAGGTTTGGCGCAACTGGATGTTCTTACAACACTTGCCGAACGAGCACAAAGCTTCAATTGGTCCTGCCCGAAACTTGTACCTGAATCTCAACTTTCCATTAAGGCAGGTCGCCATCCTGTGATCGAACATTTGCTACAAGAACGTTTTATTGCAAATGATTTATATCTTGATCCATCACAAAACATCTTATTGATTACAGGGCCTAATATGGGTGGTAAATCGACTTATATGCGCCAAACCGCCCTCATTGTTCTTTTAGCGCATTTAGGTAGCTTCGTCCCTGCTACAGCTGCAACTTTAGGCCCAATAGACAGAATTTTTACACGTATAGGTGCAAGTGATGATTTAGCATCGGGACGCTCTACATTTATGGTAGAAATGACAGAAACAGCACAAATTTTGAGACAAGCTACACATCAAAGTTTAGTCTTAATTGATGAAATTGGCCGCGGCACAAGTACTTATGATGGTATGGCTTTAGCCTATGCCAGTTGTACTTATCTGGCCACAACCATCAAAGCATATACTTTATTTTCGACCCATTACTTTGAGTTAACCCATCTCCCACAACAATGGCCTTGTATCCGCAATGTCCACTTGCAGGCGTCATTAGATACTGGACGTATTGTTTTTTTATACCGAGTGGAGCCTGGGTATGCAAATCGAAGTTATGGTTTAGAAGTCGCCGAGCTTGCAGGAATACCCACCGAAGTTTTAAAAATTGCTCATACGCATCTAAAACAAATGCAAACAGGCCTTCCCGTCTCTCAAGCACAACCCAAAGTCCAAGAGCACCACACATCACCTATTTTACAAGAACTAGCCCAACTCGATCCTGATCGACTAACTGCTCGAGAAGCACTTGACTTAATTTATCGATTCAAAGACATGGAAACAATTGATATATAGCTGTATATTCTTAGATCTTGTCTGCAATTCGGAGACATTTTTGGTGAAACAGGTACCGAGACTATCGTGAAAAAACTCATCTCTCTGATACTCCTCATGACTTGTTTTGCACTCTTTGCCAAAGATAATAGTGATCCAATATCTATTACACTTCATGGGGTTTCTGGAAAAGTAGAAGCTAATGTTGAAAAACGTTTGCAGGAATTACAAAAATTAAAACCCCTTGCTCAATTCAGCTTAGAAGATTTACGAGAGCAAGTGTTACAAGCAATCCAACCCTTCGGCTATTTTAAGGCAAATGTTATTATTCAAAGACCAAATACGCAAAATTTGATGGTCACCATCCATCCTGGCCCCCAAATCATGATTTCAAAAGTCAGGCTCGAGCTGAAAGGCGAAGGAACACAAAATCCAGCGTTACGTGAAGTGATAAAAAATGTACCTTTAATACCCGGGACCCCTCTCTTCACAGAACAATATGAACAAACTAAATTAAAACTTATCGATACAGCAGAAAATCAGGGTTACTTACATGCTCGCTTTCAGAAAAATGAAATTTTAATTGATGAAGGAAATTACACAGCAGAAATTACTCTTATTCTTGATACGGGCCAGCTTTATTATTTTGGACAAATTCAATTTGATCCTACCTATATTAATCCTAAACTATTACATCGCTTTGTACCTTTCCATCCGGGTCAAGTGTATTCAGCAGATAAAATACTTCAATTAAATAACGAATTATCAAATAGCGGCTATTTTAGCTCCGTACTCGTAAAACCACAA from Legionella sainthelensi carries:
- a CDS encoding iron-containing redox enzyme family protein — protein: MPNHIIADVPKSLNQFLYQVDLEYRQSLTSIPLFNPQKTGTWDKEQKKIFASVFYHLRGHFINFLWYIANFSHNELTKKIILENIHEELGMGSCFSHEMLYERFAKECDVDIHDEIVNETHYLTFARNFNKSHLQWLSAHDEDERISAFAAYERLDNLDYPHLTEMADSIQLSQHAKTFFRIHTHVTHFDSTLSLILPIWEKTPDKIVKAFDFIYTHQQQMWNNLSNYMFSLAALESI
- a CDS encoding sensor histidine kinase, which produces MEYIPGTISLFSLSMTCVAAAVIGVLFARDREIIIAGRLSGMRMFASSIAHDLRTPLASIYLQAELQGIILNKIKNSEIRNDLQESLNKITRGIETSNRIISMQLSNIRHNKFNTSNFSIYPIHNLIERAVDDYPLKETQKSLIHVNYENNFSIWLEELAFKNLLWNLLKNSLEYIEETGKGIISIWLEVGVGKDNFNYLHVKDTARGIYSKNFGKIFERFYSERQNGTGLGLAYCKLLMQEAGGDIFCKGKLNEFAHFTVKFPKID
- a CDS encoding glutamine synthetase family protein, giving the protein MLTPKDIKTVEAAKQIVRERELSHVKVGLFDVDGVMLGKYMSQDKFFSALDNGFSFCNVILGWDSKDKLYDNGKYTGWHTGYPDTLVRILPETCRDLIFEENQLLFMAEFAGDAEVICPRALLRRVIQKAAAMGFDAYAALEYEFFMFDETPDSIRAKGFRNLKPMTPDYFGYSMIRNSVHADLYHQILQMGEVMNFPIESLHAESGPGVIEAAIAVDKIDIAGDKAALFKTFMKVLAQHNNKMATFMAKWSPHYPGQSGHIHLSLRHKEGESAFYDPSMQNNMSKLQRHFIAGQQKLIPELLAMVSPTVNSFTRLIPGFWAPTNATWGVENRTAALRVIPGNDKSQRIEYRLGSADANPYLALAVALGSGLYGIEQELELSSEIKGNSYVQNYQEEQILPRTLWEASTRLKESTVARSLFGDPFVEHFAATREWEEREFRRHVTDWELDRYFEII
- the mutS gene encoding DNA mismatch repair protein MutS; amino-acid sequence: MATPHTPMMQQYLRIKSEYPDMLLLYRMGDFYELFFDDAKRASQLLDLTLTHRGQSADKPIPMAGVPYHAVENYLARLIKKGESVAICEQIGDPATSKGPVERQVTRIITPGTVVDEALLDAKKDNLLLAVHQNKQKIGLAWVDLSGGRFHLLELTQSNQLCAELTRLQPAELLLQENSPLEEYCSSFPVKIRPGWEFQFDNAKKLLCEQFSVNDLSAFGEHDYPTALVAAGTLLSYLHTTQKQALPHLTTITLENSHDYLQLDAATQKHLELFENISGSQENSLISIIDKTACSMGSRLLKRWLGRPLKQHKPIQERQQAIEEIIKLQQAPILNHLLKQICDVERIVSRIALKSARPRDLFFLNNTLELLPELSIALGNNQSTLITQLKKYLSPLPELQELLSAAIIENPPMLIRDGGVIASGFDEELDELRMLSTRANEKLIHLEQQEKQHTGLSTLKFGFNNVQGYYIELSKTQAEKAPPHYHRKQTLKNVERYITPELKQFEEKVLSAQVKALAREKWLYEHLLLEIQKNINELCSLAQGLAQLDVLTTLAERAQSFNWSCPKLVPESQLSIKAGRHPVIEHLLQERFIANDLYLDPSQNILLITGPNMGGKSTYMRQTALIVLLAHLGSFVPATAATLGPIDRIFTRIGASDDLASGRSTFMVEMTETAQILRQATHQSLVLIDEIGRGTSTYDGMALAYASCTYLATTIKAYTLFSTHYFELTHLPQQWPCIRNVHLQASLDTGRIVFLYRVEPGYANRSYGLEVAELAGIPTEVLKIAHTHLKQMQTGLPVSQAQPKVQEHHTSPILQELAQLDPDRLTAREALDLIYRFKDMETIDI